A single Lactuca sativa cultivar Salinas chromosome 8, Lsat_Salinas_v11, whole genome shotgun sequence DNA region contains:
- the LOC122195468 gene encoding secreted RxLR effector protein 161-like, protein MVVRHLDVKKDQFRHCEKNEKLLGSEVSYLSAIGALMYLANNTRPDISFAINLLARYSSCSTRRHWNGIKHILRYLRGTMDMGLYYSNSSNAELIGYADAGYLSDPHKARSQTGYSFTCGGITISWRSVKQTLVASSSNHAEIIAIHETSRECIWLRNLSHHIRENCCLTSNRDVPTILYEDNAACKA, encoded by the coding sequence ATGGTAGTAAGACATTTAGATGTCAAAAAGGACCAATTTCGGCattgtgaaaaaaatgaaaaacttcTTGGTTCCGAAGTATCATATCTTAGTGCTATTGGTGCACTAATGTATCTTGCTAATAATACGAGACCTGATATATCTTTTGCTATAAACTTATTAGCAAGATATAGTTCTTGCTCAACAAGAAGACATTGGAATGGAATTAAACACATTCTTCGATATCTTCGAGGTACAATGGATATGGGCTTATATTATTCAAATTCATCAAATGCGGAGTTAATTGGTTATGCAGATGCTGGATATTTGTCTGATCCACACAAAGCTCGATCCCAAACAGGTTATTCATTCACTTGTGGAGGTATCACAATTTCTTGGCGTTCTGTTAAACAAACTTTGGTTGCTTCTTCTTCTAACCATGCAGAGATTATAGCAATTCATGAGACAAGCCGTGAATGTATTTGGTTAAGAAATTTAAGTCATCACATTCGTGAAAATTGTTGTCTAACTTCTAACAGGGACGTTCCAACCATACTATATGAAGATAATGCGGCTTGTAAAGCCTAA
- the LOC111906210 gene encoding malonyl-coenzyme A:anthocyanin 3-O-glucoside-6''-O-malonyltransferase, giving the protein MGSLPTMTILEESQVSPPPATVCDRSLPLTFFDFSWLTLPPINTLFFYDLPITKTEFTESIVPNLKNSLSITLQHFFPFAGNLIIFPSPDQKPEIRYIEGDSVKVTFAECNLDFNDLTGNHPRECDKFYHLIPLLKQTTKVSDFLTIPVFSVQVTLFPNNGFSIGMTNHHSLGDASTRFCFLKAWTSIAQSGTDELFLTNGTLPVYDRLVKYPKLDESYLKNAKVETFNEEYQPQSLSGPTDKLRATVILTRSVVNRLKKLVSTQLPTLVYISSFTVACAYIWSCIAEARKDEAELFGFTIDCRARLNPPIPAAYFGNCVTFTMALEKTSLLMGKEGFVTAAKLLGESLHKTLNDKDGIVKDFGSFEDLFAKMMPTSWIGVAGTPKLKFYDLDFGWGKPKKHETISIDFNGSISMAACKESNEDLEIGLCLSATEMEAFVNVFNDGLEAYVRVD; this is encoded by the coding sequence ATGGGCTCCCTTCCAACCATGACTATTCTTGAAGAGTCCCAAGTATCGCCACCACCGGCCACCGTGTGTGACCGGTCGTTGCCACTGACTTTCTTCGACTTCTCATGGCTAACCTTACCTCCAATCAACACTCTCTTCTTTTATGACCTTCCAATCACTAAAACCGAGTTCACAGAAAGCATCGTTCCTAATCTGAAAAACTCGTTATCGATCACCCTTCAACATTTCTTTCCTTTCGCTGGTAACTTGATCATATTTCCTTCTCCTGATCAAAAACCGGAAATTCGATATATTGAAGGTGATTCAGTCAAGGTTACGTTTGCTGAATGCAACCTTGATTTCAACGATCTTACAGGAAACCATCCACGAGAGTGCGACAAGTTCTATCATCTTATACCTCTTCTCAAACAGACTACTAAAGTCTCCGATTTCCTAACAATCCCGGTCTTCTCAGTTCAAGTTACACTTTTTCCGAACAACGGATTCTCTATTGGAATGACGAATCACCATAGCTTGGGTGATGCTAGCACCCGGTTTTGTTTCTTGAAGGCGTGGACATCGATAGCTCAATCCGGAACAGAtgagttgtttttaactaatgGGACTTTACCCGTTTATGATCGACTTGTCAAATACCCGAAACTAGATGAAAGTTATCTGAAGAACGCAAAGGTGGAAACTTTTAACGAAGAGTATCAACCACAAAGCCTTTCTGGGCCAACTGATAAACTCCGAGCCACAGTTATCTTGACGCGAAGTGTCGTGAATCGGTTGAAGAAACTGGTTTCGACCCAACTTCCAACGTTagtatatatatcatcttttacGGTTGCATGTGCATATATCTGGAGTTGCATCGCAGAAGCACGTAAAGATGAGGCAGAACTATTCGGTTTCACTATTGATTGTAGGGCACGTTTGAATCCCCCGATCCCAGCAGCTTACTTTGGTAATTGTGTTACGTTTACAATGGCGTTGGAGAAAACCAGTCTTTTAATGGGAAAGGAAGGATTCGTGACTGCTGCTAAATTGCTTGGAGAAAGTCTACACAAGACCTTGAACGATAAGGATGGAATCGTGAAAGATTTTGGGTCGTTCGAAGATTTGTTCGCGAAGATGATGCCAACGTCATGGATAGGGGTTGCGGGAACACCGAAGCTTAAATTTTACGATTTGGATTTTGGATGGGGGAAGCCCAAAAAGCATGAAACAATTTCCATAGATTTTAATGGATCCATATCCATGGCTGCCTGCAAAGAATCGAACGAAGACCTGGAGATTGGTTTGTGTCTTTCTGCTACTGAGATGGAGGCTTTTGTTAATGTCTTTAATGATGGATTAGAGGCGTACGTACGTGTAGATTAA